A portion of the Eubacterium maltosivorans genome contains these proteins:
- a CDS encoding plasmid mobilization protein, which yields MNGRKRKVQIKFYVTEEERVLIEQKMKLVPTQNMAAYLRKIAIDGYIIQTDHSDIKAMTAEIQKIGVNINQIAKRVNATGSVYQEDIEEIKGVLAEIWRLQRLSLLKAR from the coding sequence ATGAACGGACGCAAAAGAAAAGTACAAATCAAATTCTATGTAACAGAGGAAGAAAGGGTGTTGATTGAGCAGAAAATGAAGCTCGTCCCTACCCAAAACATGGCGGCGTATCTTCGCAAGATTGCCATTGACGGCTATATCATTCAGACAGACCATAGCGATATAAAAGCCATGACAGCGGAGATACAGAAAATCGGGGTCAACATCAATCAGATTGCAAAGCGTGTCAATGCGACAGGCAGCGTCTACCAAGAGGACATAGAGGAAATAAAGGGGGTGCTTGCAGAGATATGGCGGTTACAAAGATTAAGCCTGTTAAAAGCACGTTGA